In Drosophila bipectinata strain 14024-0381.07 chromosome 2R, DbipHiC1v2, whole genome shotgun sequence, one genomic interval encodes:
- the LOC108123081 gene encoding dynein light chain Tctex-type protein 2B, whose amino-acid sequence MNALLSESMLSRRRAAQNPEGEASAAEGGEVKKEKPKNDWKFFHTNFNMERAHKIIEDCIEERLLWDRFSRNYDSWRALQLVEGLAAEIRDRVKKLNHRRHRIVCLLSIVEKQNQGVYQRMCHLMDEKRDNFTQLVFERPTYFMIVVLYLVYKD is encoded by the exons ATGAATGCCCTGCTTTCCGAATCCATGCTTAGCAGGCGGCGGGCGGCCCAAAACCCCGAGGGAGAAGCCTCTGCCGCCGAGGGTGGGGAGGTCAAGAAGGAGAAACCAAAGAACGACTGGAAGTTCTTCCACACCAACTTCAACATGGAGAGGGCCCACAAGATCATCGAGGATTGCATTGAGGAGCGGCTGCTGTGGGATCGGTTTAGTCGCAATTACGACTCCTGGCGGGCCCTGCAGCTCGTCGAAGGACTCGCAGCGGAAATCAGGGACCGGGTCAAGAAACTTAATCATAGGAG GCACCGCATTGTCTGCCTGCTGTCGATTGTGGAGAAGCAGAACCAGGGCGTCTACCAGCGGATGTGCCACCTGATGGACGAGAAGCGGGACAATTTCACCCAGCTGGTTTTTGAGCGGCCCACGTACTTCATGATTGTCGTCTTGTATTTGGTCTACAAGGACTAG
- the LOC108123035 gene encoding uncharacterized protein, producing MWWNGGECRAPGLPETDPEVEETEVLSSGAEPSVGEEIEDLDGAYEELELIKQRLLQLREILLPPQKDKCYQQQEEQEREETSFKTQESLQLIELRRQNCQMRCKLATSYEHLNSTRKQIKELEGWRCLLQTRIQNMTKQVTQFEEFKIRAIHHFALCIERWEQQKTTKVDHVTYRNRMQKVVYHADNCRQVLVPLHCHMAAREHVRMELMLLRAFLHNLLEAMVSDFRFFCRQMSVRYTKISLPEVGSGHSTNKHSADMDTPSHSLASFDLSLRNFTE from the exons ATGTGGTGGAATGGAGGCGAATGCCGGGCTCCGGGTCTGCCGGAGACCGATCCCGAGGTGGAGGAGACCGAGGTGCTGAGCAGCGGGGCAGAGCCTTCCGTGGGTGAGGAGATAGAGGACCTGGACGGTGCCTACGAAGAGCTGGAGCTAATCAAGCAGCGCCTGTTGCAGCTGCGGGAGATACTCCTGCCGCCGCAGAAGGACAAGTGCTACCAGCAACAGGAGGAGCAGGAGAGGGAGGAAACATCCTTCAAGACCCAGGAAAGCTTGCAGCTGATTGAGTTGCGTCGCCAGAACTGCCAAATGCGATGCAAGCTTGCCACCTCATACGAGCATCTGAACTCCACCCGGAAGCAGATCAAGGAGCTGGAAGGATGGCGCTGCCTGCTCCAAACCCGCATCCAAAACATGACCAAGCAGGTAACACAATTCGAAGAGTTTAAGATCAGAGCCATTCACCACTTTGCCCTGTGCATTGAGCGCTGGGAGCAGCAGAAGACCACCAAGGTGGATCACGTCACCTACCGCAACCGGATGCAGAAAGTGGTCTACCACGCGGATAACTGCCGCCAGGTCTTGGTGCCGCTCCACTGCCACATGGCAGCTCGGGAGCACGTCCGTATGGAACTGATGCTATTGCGTGCCTTCCTCCACAACCTCCTCGAGGCGATGGTCAGCGACTTTCGGTTCTTCTGTCGCCAGATGAGTGTCAG GTACACAAAAATATCTCTGCCGGAAGTCGGTTCCGGTCATTCTACCAACAAGCATTCAGCAGATATGGACACTCCGTCCCATTCCTTGGCATCATTCGATTTATCGCTTCGTAATTTTACCGAATAA